The Microcebus murinus isolate Inina chromosome 1, M.murinus_Inina_mat1.0, whole genome shotgun sequence genome includes a region encoding these proteins:
- the EPM2AIP1 gene encoding EPM2A-interacting protein 1, with protein MWMTPKRSKMEVDESGVFRPEWTERYLMEKPAEGDGALCLVCRRLIVATRERDVRRHYEAEHEYYERYVAEGERAALVERLRQGDVPVPSLSPEERAARAGLGICRLLALKGCGWGEGNFVYQCMETLLREVLPEHVGLLQGIDLSPAVTRQRILSIDRNLRNQLFTRARDFKAYSLALDDQAFVAYENYLLVFIRGVSPELEVQEDLLTMINLTHHFSVGALMSAILDALQTAGLSLQRMVGLTTTHTLRMIGENSGLVSYMREKAVSPNCWNVIHYSGFLHLELLSSYDVDVNQIINTISEWIVLIKTRGARRPEFQALLAESESEHSDRINGRCLNNWLRRGRTLKRIFSLRKKLEAFLVSVGATTVHFSDRQWLCDFGFLVDIMEHLQGLSKQLQVSKVFAAAAFDHICTFEIKLNSFQRQIEEKNLADFPALGEVVDELKQQNKEDEQIFDPDRYQMVICRLQKEFERHFKDLRFIRKDLELFANPFNFKPEYAPISVRVELTKLQANTNLWNEYRVKDLGQFYAGLSAESYPIIKGVACKVASLFDSNQICEKAFSYLTRNQHTLSQPWTDEHLQALFRIATTEMEPGWDDLMRERN; from the coding sequence ATGTGGATGACGCCCAAAAGGAGCAAGATGGAAGTCGACGAGTCTGGAGTTTTCCGGCCCGAGTGGACCGAGCGTTACTTGATGGAGAAGCCTGCGGAGGGCGACGGGGCCCTGTGCCTGGTCTGTCGCCGCCTCATCGTAGCTACCCGCGAACGCGACGTCAGGCGCCACTACGAGGCTGAGCACGAATACTATGAGCGGTATGTGGCGGAGGGCGAGCGCGCGGCCCTGGTGGAACGTCTGCGTCAGGGCGACGTGCCGGTGCCCTCTCTCAGTCCTGAGGAGAGGGCTGCCCGTGCAGGCCTCGGGATCTGCCGCCTCTTGGCCTTGAAGGGTTGCGGCTGGGGTGAGGGGAACTTTGTATACCAGTGCATGGAGACACTGCTAAGAGAGGTACTGCCTGAGCACGTAGGCCTCCTGCAAGGCATTGATTTGTCTCCAGCGGTCACGAGACAGAGGATCCTGAGCATTGACAGGAATCTACGCAATCAGCTTTTTACCCGAGCCAGGGACTTTAAAGCCTATTCTCTTGCCTTGGACGACCAGGCTTTTGTGGCGTATGAGAACTACCTCCTGGTCTTTATCCGCGGTGTGAGCCCTGAGTTGGAGGTGCAAGAAGATCTTCTGACCATGATCAACCTGACTCATCACTTCAGTGTCGGTGCGCTCATGTCGGCAATCTTAGACGCCCTGCAAACAGCAGGGCTTAGCTTGCAGCGAATGGTTGGACTAACCACGACCCACACTTTGAGGATGATTGGTGAGAACTCAGGACTGGTCTCATACATGAGAGAAAAGGCTGTAAGCCCCAACTGTTGGAATGTTATTCATTATTCAGGATTTCTTCATTTGGAACTTTTGAGCTCCTACGATGTAGATGTTAATCAGATCATAAATACCATATCCGAATGGATAGTTTTGATTAAGACCAGAGGAGCTAGGCGACCCGAATTTCAGGCTTTACTAGCTGAGTCTGAATCAGAGCATAGCGACAGGATTAATGGACGATGTCTGAACAATTGGCTTAGAAGAGGGagaactttaaaaagaatattttctctaagaaaaaaattggaagcatTCTTGGTTTCAGTAGGGGCAACAACAGTCCACTTCTCAGACAGGCAGTGGCTTTGTGACTTTGGCTTCTTGGTGGATATTATGGAACACCTTCAAGGGCTCAGCAAACAACTGCAAGTTAGTAAAgtctttgctgctgctgcctttgACCATATTTGTACCTTTGAAATTAAGCTGAATTCTTTTCAGAgacaaatagaggaaaaaaatctagcAGACTTTCCTGCCCTCGGAGAAGTTGTTGATGAGCTTAAACAGCAAAATAAGGAAGATGAACAAATATTTGATCCTGATAGGTATCAAATGGTGATTTGTCGTCTACAAAAAGAATTTGAGAGACATTTTAAGGACCTCAGGTTCATTAGAAAGGACTTAGAACTTTTTGCAAATCCATTTAACTTTAAACCTGAATATGCACCAATTTCAGTAAGGGTGGAGCTAACAAAACTTCAGGCAAACACTAATCTTTGGAATGAATACAGAGTCAAAGACTTAGGGCAGTTCTATGCTGGACTGTCGGCCGAATCTTACCCAATTATCAAAGGGGTTGCCTGTAAGGTGGCATCCTTGTTTGATAGCAACCAAATCTGTGAAAAGGCTTTTTCGTATTTGACTCGAAACCAACACACGTTGAGCCAGCCATGGACAGATGAGCATCTTCAAGCCCTGTTTCGGATTGCCACAACTGAAATGGAGCCTGGTTGGGATGATCttatgagagaaagaaattaa